One part of the Methanofastidiosum sp. genome encodes these proteins:
- a CDS encoding 30S ribosomal protein S27ae — protein MPSMYSVEGDKVIKKNPYCPRCGPGTFMADHKDRFVCGKCAYTQSKKLEKK, from the coding sequence ATGCCATCCATGTACAGTGTAGAGGGAGACAAAGTAATTAAAAAGAACCCTTACTGCCCAAGGTGCGGCCCTGGCACATTTATGGCTGACCACAAGGACAGATTTGTATGCGGGAAGTGTGCGTACACACAATCAAAAAAATTAGAAAAAAAATAG
- the sepF gene encoding cell division protein SepF — MRRLNKLFGRDDSQDYGEYDENYYPDEYYQDEEITEDESWAEGERSESPRAIREVESIPYEEEVLKRNDFMDYGVVYVKSLKLRGLGDIRDISKQLSEGHILIVDIGLLAEREPLELKRAVDQIKGILRGIGGDIAGISERKILIAPASVKIVRSHEQ; from the coding sequence ATGAGAAGACTCAATAAACTGTTTGGTAGGGATGATAGTCAAGACTACGGTGAGTACGATGAAAACTACTACCCTGATGAGTATTATCAAGATGAGGAAATTACGGAAGATGAATCATGGGCTGAAGGCGAAAGGTCAGAGTCTCCAAGGGCTATTAGAGAAGTAGAATCAATTCCATATGAAGAAGAAGTTCTAAAAAGAAACGATTTCATGGACTATGGGGTCGTTTATGTAAAATCTTTGAAGCTCAGAGGGCTTGGGGATATAAGAGATATTTCTAAACAGCTCTCAGAGGGACACATCCTGATAGTTGATATCGGTCTTTTGGCAGAGAGGGAACCGCTTGAACTTAAGAGAGCCGTTGACCAGATCAAAGGTATCCTAAGAGGTATTGGCGGGGATATTGCTGGTATTAGTGAGCGAAAGATTTTAATAGCCCCTGCATCTGTCAAGATTGTAAGATCACATGAGCAATGA
- a CDS encoding ZPR1 zinc finger domain-containing protein, whose protein sequence is MSNENVECDYCPSCNRKSLRVTNTIISIPYFGEVLDFTILCSNCGYRRADIMPIENKEPSRYSLNVESACDASIRIVKSSTCTIRIPELGVTVEPGPLSEGYISNVEGLLSRISKVIGMGMKMGEDEEKKNGKELIDRINKLIEGRETVCIILEDPLGYSAIASDKARKESLTKEELKDLKYGDSDFEIIPDAC, encoded by the coding sequence ATGAGCAATGAGAATGTAGAATGCGATTATTGCCCTTCGTGCAATAGAAAATCGCTCAGAGTAACCAATACTATTATTTCTATCCCTTATTTTGGGGAAGTTCTAGATTTTACTATTCTTTGTAGTAACTGCGGTTATAGAAGGGCAGATATTATGCCAATAGAGAATAAAGAACCGTCAAGATACTCTTTAAACGTTGAATCTGCCTGTGATGCAAGCATAAGAATTGTCAAATCTAGCACCTGCACCATTAGAATTCCTGAACTCGGGGTCACAGTTGAACCTGGTCCCTTATCTGAAGGGTATATCAGCAATGTAGAAGGCCTACTTTCCAGGATATCAAAAGTTATCGGCATGGGAATGAAGATGGGGGAAGACGAAGAGAAAAAGAACGGTAAGGAATTAATTGACAGGATAAATAAGCTGATAGAAGGACGGGAAACTGTCTGCATAATCCTAGAAGATCCGTTGGGTTACAGCGCTATTGCCTCGGATAAGGCTAGGAAGGAATCATTGACAAAAGAAGAATTAAAAGATCTGAAATATGGAGATTCAGATTTTGAAATAATACCAGATGCTTGTTAA
- a CDS encoding transcription initiation factor IIB: MEKTETKKVHACPECGSHKLIRDYSRAEVTCDECGLVISEDIIDTGPEWRAFDHEQGEKRGRVGAPMTYTIHDKGLSTMIDWKNKDIHGRDISAGRRAQIYRMRKWHKRIKVADAKDRNLAFALTELDRLSSHLHLPRNIREGAAMVYRKAVDKRLIRGRSIESVTSACIYIACREYKVPRTLDEIVEHSRVDKKEIGRSYRFITRELEIKLYPTSPVDYIPRFATELGLSGKVQRKAQDILEGAIKVGLTSGRGPTGVCAAAIYLAAIMEGERRTQKAVSEVAKVTEVTVRNRYKEIIEKLGIDVKI; encoded by the coding sequence ATGGAAAAAACTGAGACGAAGAAAGTTCATGCTTGCCCTGAATGTGGGAGTCATAAACTTATTCGGGACTATTCTAGAGCTGAAGTTACTTGTGATGAATGCGGTCTTGTAATTTCTGAAGATATCATCGACACAGGTCCTGAATGGAGAGCTTTTGACCATGAGCAAGGAGAGAAAAGAGGTAGAGTAGGGGCCCCTATGACCTACACTATCCATGATAAGGGTCTTTCCACCATGATTGACTGGAAAAACAAGGATATCCACGGAAGGGATATCAGCGCAGGTAGGAGAGCCCAGATATATAGAATGAGGAAATGGCATAAACGAATTAAAGTTGCAGATGCCAAAGATAGAAATTTAGCTTTCGCTTTAACAGAACTTGATAGACTCTCTTCTCACTTGCACCTACCAAGAAACATTAGAGAAGGTGCAGCAATGGTTTACCGAAAAGCCGTTGACAAGAGGCTTATTAGAGGTAGATCAATAGAATCAGTAACATCCGCATGTATTTACATAGCGTGCCGTGAATATAAAGTTCCAAGAACTTTGGATGAGATTGTAGAACATTCCAGAGTAGATAAAAAAGAAATTGGCAGAAGCTACAGGTTTATCACAAGAGAATTAGAGATAAAACTTTATCCAACAAGCCCAGTGGATTATATCCCAAGATTTGCCACTGAGTTAGGGCTTTCAGGAAAGGTCCAAAGAAAAGCACAGGATATATTAGAAGGCGCAATAAAGGTTGGTCTTACATCAGGAAGGGGGCCAACAGGAGTCTGTGCAGCAGCAATCTATCTTGCAGCCATAATGGAGGGTGAAAGAAGGACCCAGAAGGCTGTTTCAGAGGTAGCAAAGGTCACAGAAGTGACAGTTAGGAACCGATACAAAGAAATTATAGAGAAATTGGGTATTGATGTTAAGATTTAA
- a CDS encoding DUF460 domain-containing protein, producing MEISLGVDIISRDPRIYAMVILSREENRFLTVLKESGPKLKLLKLIKNYSPTYMGIDSTEEFSKNDLEKLSKYVSIVQVTGKFNDFTSLPALAKRYRINLNPKNPFDEAYALARLPFEGVGYKLKLYEDETEILVSSGRSLGRGGYSQGRYQRRTFALIKYKVRDIEKELKNEGFNFDLEVVEREGGFSKGTFKVYSNFENIPIKSSRGDIRIDVRPLKKSSIEYEPFEKKVEVSNIKDRYVIVGVDPGTTVGLSVLDLEGNVLAITSKRSFSMSDVKEEIRKYGYPLIFGSDVNPPSGYIEKLSTSFDSILYVPSLSIPVKEKNELSKDQEATNAHERDALSAALKAYLHYKNKFTQIKSKIPQELSPYSSRIIGEVIKGMPIKEAFDKVKEDLLKKEDEIKIEQKNPDEVILEQSKIIENYKDKQTLLKKDFEKLQLESFDMKRKLQEKDSTIISLERKLFDILDRQKKEALKDNVIKTKNFEITSLRKSVDILKSKVNLLTEENKRLKELKPLMESEDIIIGKVLPVFSIDGIKNLVKNQDLTEGDVVFLKDATGGGAEASKMLSEIKVKAVLILGKISHQAQEELIDIEIPIIDSKDIKMEVISKFVIIDKESFDLVYKKEKKLLMALKKERESNKLLKIIKDYKEQRKSDYKA from the coding sequence ATGGAAATATCTCTGGGAGTTGACATAATCTCCCGTGACCCAAGAATTTATGCAATGGTCATACTTTCGAGGGAAGAAAACAGATTTTTGACTGTTTTGAAGGAAAGCGGGCCAAAGCTTAAACTTTTGAAACTAATAAAAAATTACTCTCCCACTTACATGGGAATCGATTCTACCGAAGAATTCTCTAAAAATGATTTAGAGAAACTTTCAAAGTATGTTTCAATAGTTCAAGTTACTGGAAAGTTTAATGACTTTACTTCTCTCCCGGCGCTTGCAAAAAGATACAGGATAAATCTAAATCCAAAAAATCCTTTTGATGAGGCATACGCACTTGCGAGATTGCCCTTCGAAGGAGTCGGCTACAAATTAAAGCTTTATGAAGATGAAACTGAGATACTTGTTTCAAGCGGCAGGAGTCTTGGGAGAGGGGGCTACTCACAAGGCAGATACCAGCGAAGGACTTTTGCCCTTATCAAATACAAGGTCAGAGACATCGAGAAGGAACTTAAAAACGAAGGATTTAATTTTGACCTTGAGGTAGTTGAGCGGGAAGGGGGATTTTCAAAAGGCACCTTCAAAGTATACTCTAACTTTGAAAATATCCCCATCAAAAGCAGCAGAGGCGATATAAGGATAGATGTTAGGCCACTTAAAAAAAGCTCCATTGAATACGAACCATTTGAAAAGAAGGTTGAAGTATCAAACATCAAAGACAGGTATGTCATTGTCGGGGTTGATCCAGGAACAACAGTTGGCCTTTCAGTACTAGATCTTGAAGGAAATGTGCTTGCTATCACCTCTAAAAGAAGTTTTTCAATGTCAGATGTCAAGGAAGAGATAAGAAAGTACGGCTATCCCCTAATATTCGGATCTGATGTAAATCCGCCTTCTGGGTATATTGAAAAGTTGAGTACCTCGTTTGATTCTATTCTTTATGTGCCTTCTCTATCGATCCCCGTCAAAGAAAAAAATGAGCTGTCAAAGGATCAAGAAGCAACGAACGCCCACGAGAGGGATGCTCTCTCAGCAGCATTAAAGGCTTATCTACACTATAAGAATAAGTTTACGCAGATAAAATCAAAAATACCCCAAGAGCTATCGCCTTACAGCTCTAGGATAATAGGCGAAGTCATTAAGGGCATGCCAATAAAAGAAGCCTTTGACAAAGTCAAAGAAGATTTGCTGAAAAAAGAAGACGAGATAAAAATTGAGCAGAAAAATCCTGACGAAGTAATTCTAGAACAGTCAAAAATAATCGAAAATTACAAAGATAAGCAGACCTTATTGAAAAAGGATTTTGAAAAACTTCAGTTGGAAAGCTTTGACATGAAAAGGAAACTTCAAGAGAAAGATTCAACAATTATATCCCTTGAAAGAAAACTTTTCGATATCCTGGACAGGCAAAAAAAAGAAGCTTTGAAGGACAATGTAATAAAAACTAAGAATTTTGAGATAACTTCACTTAGAAAAAGTGTCGATATCCTAAAAAGCAAAGTAAATTTGCTCACTGAGGAAAACAAAAGGCTAAAAGAATTAAAGCCGCTAATGGAATCTGAGGACATAATCATCGGTAAGGTTTTACCTGTTTTTTCTATCGACGGCATTAAAAATCTTGTAAAAAATCAGGATCTTACCGAAGGCGATGTAGTTTTTTTAAAAGACGCCACAGGTGGAGGGGCAGAAGCTTCCAAGATGCTATCTGAGATAAAAGTCAAAGCTGTTCTAATATTGGGTAAGATATCGCATCAGGCTCAAGAAGAGCTAATCGATATTGAAATACCGATAATCGATTCGAAAGATATAAAAATGGAGGTAATTTCGAAGTTCGTTATAATAGACAAAGAAAGCTTTGATTTAGTCTATAAAAAAGAAAAAAAACTATTAATGGCTCTTAAAAAAGAAAGAGAGTCAAATAAACTTCTTAAAATAATTAAAGATTATAAAGAACAAAGAAAATCAGATTATAAGGCCTAA
- a CDS encoding RNA methyltransferase, producing MFYIIFVEPETSGNIGSVARVMKNFGFYDLILVNPVEIDDEAYKLAVHAEDILKSAIIVGSLEEALKYVDVSVATSVNTSGGVLRNYTPVESLAKKIPSDFKVGIVLGRESSGLRNQEVEMCDTMTTIPTDKRYPTMNVSHALSIILYEIFKSKCSIKINPLEGKEIIEKNLLMEDFKKILAHVEEREYRRDNAMTVFKHVLTRGFNTQREIYTLKGIFRRIVLKLEGEL from the coding sequence ATGTTTTATATAATTTTTGTAGAGCCGGAAACCTCGGGAAATATTGGCAGCGTTGCGAGGGTTATGAAAAATTTCGGTTTCTATGACCTTATTCTAGTCAATCCAGTTGAGATTGACGATGAGGCGTACAAATTAGCGGTCCATGCAGAAGATATTTTGAAATCTGCCATAATTGTAGGAAGTCTGGAAGAGGCTCTAAAATATGTTGACGTATCTGTTGCAACAAGCGTAAATACAAGCGGCGGAGTCTTGAGGAATTATACCCCTGTTGAGAGTCTGGCCAAGAAGATACCCTCTGATTTTAAAGTGGGAATAGTGCTGGGCAGGGAAAGCAGTGGCCTTAGAAATCAAGAAGTTGAGATGTGCGATACAATGACTACAATCCCCACCGATAAAAGGTATCCGACGATGAATGTTTCACATGCTCTTTCAATAATACTCTATGAAATATTCAAATCCAAATGCTCTATTAAAATAAATCCTCTTGAAGGAAAGGAAATAATTGAAAAGAATCTATTGATGGAGGATTTCAAAAAGATATTGGCGCATGTTGAGGAGCGAGAATACAGAAGAGATAACGCTATGACAGTCTTCAAGCACGTTTTAACGAGAGGGTTTAATACACAGCGCGAGATATATACCCTAAAGGGAATTTTTAGAAGGATTGTTTTGAAGCTTGAAGGTGAGCTTTAA
- the corA gene encoding magnesium/cobalt transporter CorA: MFEVFYLEGEIQREIASPERLKELVEKGTRLWIDLIDSTNAEISYLGDLFDLHPVTVEDLSDEGTRVKIEVFDDYNFIVFYNVFMDTKINKYEYDVVISDNYIITKDMRKEIKILEKIKNDKKALSKILNKGPDFLLHIIMDRIIDSYFLVLDRLDIVIEETEDELFNGGDKECIMKVITLKRDVSLFKRIVVSEREELLGLLRKESMFISDETKIYFRDNYDSIISIFDSLDSMRDSLIGIQDTYLSYTSNKLNEIMKVLTIIATIMMPLTLITGIYGMNFDVMPELKSPYGYYSILLLMLAIGLSMVYYFKRKGWM; this comes from the coding sequence ATGTTTGAGGTATTTTATCTTGAAGGAGAAATACAGAGGGAAATAGCATCTCCTGAGAGGCTAAAAGAGTTAGTTGAAAAGGGCACAAGATTATGGATTGACCTAATTGATTCAACAAATGCAGAGATATCCTATCTTGGTGATCTCTTCGATTTACACCCTGTGACTGTAGAAGACTTAAGTGATGAAGGGACAAGGGTCAAGATAGAAGTTTTTGATGACTATAATTTCATTGTATTCTATAATGTTTTCATGGATACAAAGATTAACAAGTATGAGTATGATGTTGTAATAAGTGATAATTACATTATAACAAAAGACATGAGAAAAGAGATCAAGATTTTAGAAAAAATAAAAAATGATAAGAAGGCTCTCTCAAAAATACTGAACAAAGGACCTGACTTTCTATTGCATATTATAATGGATAGGATCATAGACTCCTACTTTTTGGTTCTGGATAGACTTGATATTGTAATAGAAGAAACAGAAGATGAACTGTTTAATGGCGGAGATAAAGAGTGCATAATGAAAGTTATTACACTTAAGAGGGATGTTTCTCTTTTCAAAAGAATAGTTGTTTCAGAAAGAGAAGAGCTATTAGGCCTATTAAGAAAAGAATCCATGTTTATTTCAGATGAAACTAAAATCTATTTCAGAGACAACTATGATAGCATCATAAGTATCTTCGATTCCCTTGATTCGATGAGGGATTCCTTAATTGGAATACAAGACACTTATTTATCTTATACCTCGAACAAATTAAACGAGATAATGAAGGTTTTGACCATAATTGCGACAATAATGATGCCTCTGACCCTAATTACCGGTATATATGGGATGAACTTTGATGTTATGCCTGAGTTAAAGTCACCTTACGGATATTATTCTATACTTTTGCTGATGCTTGCTATTGGTCTTTCGATGGTTTATTATTTTAAGAGAAAAGGATGGATGTAG
- a CDS encoding CDC48 family AAA ATPase — protein MKEINEIELVVGSAEKLDVGKGIVRIDPDAMRKMYLNYGEIVKIKGEKITAAKALPDNVEGSGIVRMDSILRKNSGALLGDRVSISRAEVKEAKAITLAPMQADMQFSGDLSSYFKEKFSDIPIVQNNVFVFEIFNRSLPFVVTKTNPRGILKIIPSTKITISPKPVSESEISKMPDVTYEDIGGLRDEIQKIREMIEMPMKHPEVFSKLGIDPPKGVLLYGPPGTGKTLLAKALANEINAYFTSINGPEIMSKYYGESEENLRKVFEDAGENSPAIIFIDEIDAIAPKREESKGEVERRVVSQLLTLMDGLKTRGKVVVIAATNLPETIDPALRRPGRFDREIEIGVPDINDRKEILQVHTRGMPITEDVNISYYASKTHGYSGADLEALCKEAGMKAIRRVLPDLSGGDIEISPEILNKLEVTKNDFDLAFLEVEPSAMREALVEVPTVKWSDIGGLKEVKQRLQEAVEWPLKYPDVFKKINVEGPKGILLYGPPGCGKTLLAKAVATESEANFIAIRGPELISKWVGESEKGIRKIFSKARQVAPSIIFFDEIDSIAPKRGQETGAKVTERMVNQLLTEMDGVESLERVIVIAATNRPDILDEALLRPGRFDVIVEIPLPDKESRLDILKIHTKGMPLKDVDINELVQPTEGFTGADIKSLTREAGLNAIRKGLDKTEFVTKEDFKEALEKVKSSKK, from the coding sequence GTGAAAGAAATTAATGAAATAGAACTTGTTGTAGGGAGCGCAGAAAAGCTCGATGTGGGTAAAGGTATTGTAAGGATTGACCCCGATGCAATGAGAAAGATGTACCTAAATTATGGCGAGATTGTAAAGATAAAAGGCGAGAAAATAACAGCTGCAAAGGCCCTGCCAGATAATGTTGAGGGTTCCGGAATAGTTAGAATGGACAGCATACTCAGGAAGAACTCTGGAGCATTGCTTGGGGATAGAGTCAGCATTTCAAGAGCAGAAGTTAAGGAAGCAAAGGCAATTACTCTTGCTCCTATGCAGGCCGATATGCAGTTTTCAGGAGACCTTTCATCATATTTCAAAGAAAAATTCTCTGATATCCCAATCGTTCAAAATAACGTTTTTGTATTTGAAATCTTTAATAGGAGCCTTCCATTTGTCGTGACAAAAACAAATCCAAGAGGTATCCTAAAGATAATTCCATCAACTAAAATAACAATTTCACCTAAACCTGTGTCAGAATCTGAGATATCAAAAATGCCTGATGTAACTTATGAAGATATAGGTGGACTTAGGGATGAGATCCAAAAGATTAGAGAAATGATTGAGATGCCCATGAAGCATCCGGAAGTTTTCTCAAAACTCGGTATAGATCCTCCCAAGGGAGTTTTACTGTATGGACCTCCTGGAACAGGTAAAACTCTCCTTGCAAAGGCACTTGCAAATGAGATCAACGCTTATTTCACCTCTATTAACGGCCCAGAAATAATGAGTAAATACTATGGTGAATCTGAGGAGAACCTTAGGAAGGTCTTTGAAGATGCAGGAGAAAACTCTCCGGCCATAATATTCATAGATGAGATCGATGCAATTGCCCCAAAAAGGGAAGAGTCAAAAGGGGAAGTCGAAAGAAGGGTAGTTTCTCAGCTTCTGACACTAATGGACGGGCTAAAGACAAGAGGCAAGGTAGTGGTGATAGCAGCTACAAACTTGCCAGAAACAATTGACCCTGCATTGAGGAGACCTGGAAGATTTGACAGAGAAATCGAAATTGGTGTTCCGGATATAAATGACAGAAAAGAGATACTTCAGGTTCATACAAGGGGCATGCCGATAACTGAGGATGTGAATATATCGTATTATGCATCAAAAACACACGGTTACAGCGGAGCGGACCTTGAGGCCTTGTGTAAAGAGGCGGGGATGAAGGCGATTAGAAGAGTTCTCCCAGATCTCAGCGGAGGAGATATTGAAATTTCCCCAGAAATTCTAAACAAGCTTGAAGTAACAAAGAATGATTTCGATTTAGCTTTTTTAGAAGTAGAGCCATCTGCAATGAGGGAAGCCTTAGTTGAAGTTCCAACTGTAAAATGGAGTGATATAGGGGGATTAAAAGAAGTAAAACAAAGATTACAGGAAGCTGTGGAGTGGCCACTAAAATATCCCGATGTATTCAAAAAGATAAACGTTGAAGGTCCTAAAGGTATCCTCCTTTATGGGCCACCTGGATGTGGGAAGACTCTTCTTGCAAAGGCTGTTGCAACAGAAAGCGAGGCAAACTTCATAGCAATTAGGGGTCCTGAGCTAATCTCAAAATGGGTTGGTGAGAGTGAAAAAGGTATCAGGAAAATATTCAGCAAGGCCCGGCAAGTAGCCCCTTCTATAATATTCTTTGATGAGATTGATTCAATTGCGCCCAAAAGAGGCCAAGAGACTGGTGCAAAGGTAACTGAAAGAATGGTAAATCAATTATTGACAGAGATGGATGGCGTTGAATCCTTGGAGAGAGTAATAGTCATCGCGGCGACAAACAGACCAGACATTTTAGATGAGGCCCTTCTTAGGCCTGGGAGATTTGATGTGATAGTCGAAATACCATTGCCTGACAAGGAATCAAGACTTGATATACTGAAGATCCACACCAAGGGAATGCCACTAAAGGACGTTGATATTAATGAGCTAGTCCAACCAACTGAAGGATTTACAGGTGCCGATATAAAATCTCTTACCAGGGAAGCTGGTCTAAACGCCATAAGAAAAGGCCTTGACAAGACTGAGTTTGTAACTAAAGAAGACTTCAAAGAAGCTCTAGAAAAGGTAAAATCCTCTAAAAAATAA
- the amrS gene encoding AmmeMemoRadiSam system radical SAM enzyme codes for MREALFYRKEKEDMRCLLCPHVCLISPNERGKCRARINLDGKLRTLVYGESDSEKLYFHVDPIEKKPLYHFYPGSYSLSFGTPGCNLFCQNCQNFDLSQSTPDDIAYHFLKPEKIVELAKMHGCKSISYTYTEPTIFYEYLMDTSKIATENCIKNVWVTNGFINPKPLKEALPYIDAMNIDLKAFSEEFYQKICGARLRPVLETIKTAFRETHIEITNLLIPTLNDSDEDIIKLVDFVSELSDEIPLHFSAYRPMYKMEIKSTPVETLYKAKEIAVKKLKYVYLGNVASNNDTFCPNCKNVVVKRTYGVKNSLIDDKCPICHTKIPIKVN; via the coding sequence ATGAGAGAGGCACTCTTTTACAGAAAAGAAAAGGAGGACATGAGATGCCTATTGTGTCCGCATGTATGCCTTATATCTCCAAATGAGAGGGGCAAATGCAGGGCAAGAATAAATCTAGATGGAAAACTAAGAACTCTTGTTTATGGAGAGAGTGACTCAGAAAAACTGTATTTCCATGTAGATCCGATAGAGAAAAAGCCTCTTTATCATTTCTACCCTGGTTCATATTCTCTCTCCTTTGGAACGCCGGGGTGTAATCTATTCTGTCAGAACTGCCAGAACTTTGATCTTTCTCAATCAACGCCTGACGATATAGCTTACCATTTTCTAAAGCCAGAGAAAATAGTTGAGCTAGCAAAGATGCATGGGTGTAAATCTATCTCTTATACATACACAGAGCCAACAATATTCTACGAATATCTAATGGATACTTCAAAAATAGCAACAGAAAATTGTATCAAAAATGTATGGGTTACAAACGGGTTCATAAATCCAAAGCCACTAAAGGAGGCTTTACCATATATTGACGCAATGAATATAGATCTCAAAGCATTTTCTGAGGAGTTTTACCAAAAGATTTGCGGAGCAAGGCTCCGGCCAGTACTAGAAACAATTAAAACTGCATTTAGAGAAACTCATATCGAAATAACAAATTTATTGATTCCGACTTTAAATGATTCAGATGAAGATATAATAAAACTTGTTGATTTTGTTTCAGAGTTGAGCGATGAGATCCCTTTACACTTTTCTGCTTACAGGCCGATGTACAAAATGGAGATAAAATCTACACCAGTTGAGACGCTCTATAAGGCAAAAGAAATAGCTGTAAAGAAACTAAAATATGTTTATCTTGGAAATGTGGCTTCAAATAATGATACTTTTTGTCCTAACTGCAAGAACGTAGTTGTCAAAAGAACTTATGGCGTGAAAAATAGCCTAATTGATGACAAATGTCCAATATGCCATACAAAAATACCAATAAAAGTCAATTAA
- a CDS encoding carboxyl transferase domain-containing protein — translation MAIEGMLKELKEKKDKLKMGGGKEKLESQHAKGKLNARERLDILLDKNSFVEINGLMKHRAVDFGLDKTDIPGDGVITGFGTIEGRLVYVFSQDFTVMGGSLGEAHAFKISYLMDQAMKVGAPVIGINDSGGARIQEGVDSLKGYGDIFYRNTISSGVIPQITAIMGPCAGGAVYSPAIGDFVFMTDVTSYMFITGPQVVKTVLHQDVTFEELGGPHVHETKSGMAHRVGKNDEDTLNLIRNLFSYLPSNNMEDPPSIAPTDDPLRETPELYSIIPEDSNKGYHASQIVKAVLDNNEFYEIHPLYAPNILVGFGRLDGKVVGIVANNPSHIAGVLDINSSDKASRFIRFCDAFNIPILTFVDTPGYMPGLDQEHGGIIRHGAKLLYAYSEATVPLITVIVRKAYGGAYIAMASKHLRADAVYALPTAEIAVMGPKGACEIVFRKEISEASNPTKKTDELSEDYKQKFANPYMAAARGYVDDVVDPKNLRTILINSLRVYQSKREVLPKKKHGIIPF, via the coding sequence ATGGCCATTGAAGGTATGCTAAAAGAGCTAAAAGAAAAGAAAGACAAGTTAAAGATGGGAGGAGGAAAGGAAAAGCTTGAATCTCAACATGCAAAGGGTAAACTTAATGCAAGAGAAAGGCTTGACATACTCCTTGACAAGAACAGCTTTGTTGAAATAAATGGACTGATGAAACATAGAGCAGTTGATTTCGGTCTAGACAAAACGGATATACCTGGAGATGGCGTCATTACGGGTTTCGGTACAATCGAAGGGAGACTCGTATATGTCTTTTCCCAAGACTTCACAGTTATGGGAGGTTCCTTGGGAGAAGCACATGCTTTCAAGATAAGCTATCTAATGGATCAGGCTATGAAGGTTGGAGCTCCTGTGATCGGTATAAATGATTCCGGAGGCGCAAGGATACAAGAAGGTGTTGATTCCCTGAAGGGGTATGGGGATATTTTCTACAGGAACACAATATCTTCTGGAGTTATACCTCAGATAACAGCTATTATGGGGCCTTGTGCTGGTGGTGCCGTTTATTCTCCGGCAATAGGGGATTTTGTCTTCATGACCGATGTTACAAGTTATATGTTCATAACTGGGCCTCAAGTTGTAAAAACTGTGTTGCATCAGGATGTGACCTTTGAAGAACTTGGTGGGCCTCATGTCCACGAGACTAAAAGCGGAATGGCACATAGGGTTGGAAAAAATGACGAGGATACCTTAAATCTTATTAGAAATCTCTTCAGTTATTTGCCTTCAAACAACATGGAAGACCCTCCATCAATTGCACCAACAGATGACCCATTGAGGGAGACTCCTGAGCTTTATTCGATTATACCAGAAGATTCAAACAAAGGTTATCATGCAAGTCAAATTGTTAAAGCAGTTCTTGATAACAATGAATTCTATGAAATTCATCCTCTCTATGCACCAAATATCCTAGTTGGATTTGGGAGACTTGACGGAAAAGTCGTGGGCATAGTCGCAAACAATCCAAGCCATATTGCTGGAGTTTTAGATATTAACTCCTCTGACAAAGCATCAAGATTTATCAGATTCTGTGATGCTTTTAACATTCCAATACTGACTTTTGTTGACACACCAGGTTATATGCCGGGATTAGACCAAGAGCATGGCGGAATTATAAGACACGGTGCAAAGCTATTATATGCGTACTCTGAAGCTACTGTTCCTTTAATTACAGTTATTGTGAGAAAAGCTTACGGGGGGGCATATATAGCTATGGCTTCAAAACATCTACGGGCTGATGCAGTTTATGCGCTGCCAACAGCAGAGATTGCAGTTATGGGGCCAAAAGGCGCATGTGAAATAGTCTTTAGAAAAGAGATATCTGAAGCCTCTAATCCTACAAAGAAAACAGATGAACTAAGCGAAGACTACAAACAGAAATTTGCAAATCCCTACATGGCAGCTGCACGTGGCTATGTTGATGATGTAGTTGACCCAAAAAATCTAAGAACGATACTAATCAATTCACTTAGGGTATACCAGTCAAAGAGAGAAGTACTACCCAAGAAAAAACATGGTATAATTCCATTCTAA